In one Massilia endophytica genomic region, the following are encoded:
- a CDS encoding tetratricopeptide repeat protein yields the protein MTFPTSAAMQQAVALHQRGELAKASQLYDAVLRQEPDHPDALHLSGVLARQRGDAGSAVELIGRALAAGGEKAIMLCNLGAALQDLRRHEEALASFDRALSLQPQYAMAMCNRGNALRNLERFEEALESYGSALRMQPAYPEALLNRALVLQQLARHDEALDSFGAALSQRPGWAEALHGAAVSLLARGDVEQALEGFDRALQRRPEYAEAWCSRGGLLLRAQEAEAAEDSYRHALALRPQYARAQLGLANSLRALGRKDEAIAAYRSAGEMGADAATVGYMLASLGAQDAPSASPSAYVTALFDQYAAKFDRHLQEVLSYRTPALLADALRPHVAESLDVLDLGCGTGLCAPLLRPLARRLEGVDLSPRMLEKARELELYDALYCADMVETLRTRPARYDLLAAADVMVYVGELETVLAAAWSALRPGGIMAFSVETGSVAEGYALQASGRYAHSAACVRAAAAKAGFDVLALDSCVLRRDAGSDVQGLLAVLRRSA from the coding sequence ATGACATTTCCCACTTCCGCCGCCATGCAGCAGGCCGTGGCGCTGCACCAGCGCGGCGAGCTCGCAAAAGCCAGCCAGCTCTATGACGCCGTGCTCCGGCAGGAACCGGATCACCCCGATGCGCTGCATCTCAGCGGCGTCCTGGCGCGCCAGCGCGGGGATGCCGGATCGGCCGTCGAACTGATTGGCCGGGCACTGGCGGCGGGCGGCGAGAAAGCCATCATGCTGTGCAATCTCGGCGCCGCGCTGCAGGACCTGCGCCGCCATGAAGAGGCGCTGGCCAGCTTCGATCGTGCCTTGTCCCTGCAGCCGCAATACGCAATGGCGATGTGCAACCGGGGTAACGCGCTGCGCAACCTGGAGCGGTTCGAAGAGGCGCTGGAGAGCTACGGCAGCGCGCTGCGCATGCAGCCTGCATATCCCGAGGCGCTGCTGAACCGCGCCCTCGTCCTGCAGCAGCTGGCGCGCCACGATGAGGCGCTCGACAGTTTCGGCGCCGCCCTGAGCCAGCGCCCCGGCTGGGCCGAAGCCCTGCATGGCGCCGCCGTGTCGCTGCTCGCGCGCGGCGACGTGGAACAGGCGCTGGAAGGGTTCGACCGCGCATTGCAGCGGCGCCCGGAGTATGCCGAGGCATGGTGCAGCCGCGGAGGACTGCTGCTGCGCGCGCAGGAGGCGGAAGCGGCGGAAGACAGCTACCGCCACGCGCTGGCGCTGCGGCCGCAATACGCCCGCGCCCAGCTGGGCCTTGCCAACAGCCTGCGCGCGCTTGGCCGCAAGGATGAAGCCATCGCGGCGTACCGCAGTGCCGGGGAGATGGGCGCCGACGCGGCCACCGTCGGCTACATGCTGGCGTCGCTGGGCGCTCAGGATGCGCCTTCCGCATCGCCCTCCGCCTATGTGACCGCATTGTTCGACCAGTACGCGGCAAAGTTCGACCGGCATTTGCAGGAAGTGCTCTCCTACCGCACGCCTGCCTTGCTGGCGGATGCCTTGCGGCCCCACGTTGCGGAATCGCTGGACGTGCTGGACCTGGGCTGCGGCACGGGCCTGTGTGCGCCGCTGCTGCGTCCCTTGGCGAGGCGGCTCGAAGGCGTGGACCTTTCGCCGCGCATGCTGGAGAAGGCGCGGGAGCTGGAACTCTACGATGCGCTCTACTGCGCCGACATGGTGGAAACGCTGCGCACCCGTCCGGCGCGGTATGACCTGCTGGCTGCCGCCGATGTGATGGTCTATGTCGGCGAGCTGGAAACTGTGCTGGCGGCAGCCTGGAGCGCGCTGCGGCCCGGCGGCATCATGGCGTTCTCCGTCGAGACGGGCAGTGTTGCGGAGGGCTATGCCCTGCAGGCCTCCGGCAGGTATGCGCATTCGGCAGCCTGCGTTCGAGCGGCTGCAGCCAAAGCAGGGTTCGATGTGCTGGCGCTGGACTCCTGTGTGCTGCGCCGGGACGCTGGCAGCGACGTCCAGGGCTTGCTGGCGGTGCTCCGCCGCTCAGCCTAG
- a CDS encoding ester cyclase, translating into MTLETNRRLIERYFDEVWNRGDVGVLDELLTPDYLNHSPGIPDPRPGPEDLKPIVLAMREGLPDLYYEILDMVAEPDRVAVFVRLTGTHTGSFFGMQATGRKIDVRQMQIEWIREGRIAQHWRITDDLNLMRQLGAIA; encoded by the coding sequence ATGACACTGGAAACCAACCGCCGCCTGATCGAGCGCTATTTCGACGAAGTCTGGAACCGTGGCGACGTCGGCGTGCTCGACGAGCTGCTCACGCCGGACTACCTGAACCACAGCCCCGGCATTCCCGATCCCCGTCCAGGACCGGAAGACCTGAAACCCATCGTTCTGGCCATGCGGGAAGGCCTGCCCGACCTGTATTACGAGATTCTGGACATGGTGGCGGAGCCGGACCGTGTCGCCGTCTTCGTGCGCCTGACCGGCACGCATACGGGCAGCTTCTTCGGCATGCAGGCCACCGGACGGAAAATCGATGTGCGGCAGATGCAGATCGAATGGATACGCGAGGGCCGCATCGCCCAGCACTGGCGCATCACCGACGATCTCAATCTCATGCGCCAGCTGGGCGCCATCGCATGA
- a CDS encoding Crp/Fnr family transcriptional regulator — MEELALVRALRRLEAATGLRLPGVAALAAQVKVVPLAEREAAFREGGDCPHIFAVRAGLLKQFYTTPDGTEWIKSFTAEGDLFGCPIGFDTGRASFSSVAIEISVVESISWKAVDELARTDKAWQATVCQAFRALTRIKMQRERDLLMFTPEQLYLRLLDTGTELAARVPQKDLAAYIGVTPVGLNRIARRTAQKCLSGIRSK; from the coding sequence ATGGAAGAACTGGCACTCGTAAGGGCCCTGCGGCGGCTGGAAGCGGCCACCGGACTTCGCCTGCCCGGTGTGGCCGCACTTGCCGCCCAGGTCAAGGTGGTTCCGCTCGCCGAACGCGAGGCTGCCTTCCGCGAAGGCGGCGACTGCCCGCATATATTCGCCGTGCGTGCCGGCCTGCTCAAGCAGTTCTACACCACGCCGGATGGCACCGAATGGATCAAGAGCTTCACGGCAGAAGGCGATCTCTTTGGCTGCCCTATCGGCTTCGATACGGGACGCGCCAGCTTCAGCAGCGTTGCGATCGAGATTTCCGTGGTCGAGAGCATCAGCTGGAAGGCGGTCGACGAACTGGCGCGAACGGACAAGGCCTGGCAGGCCACCGTATGCCAGGCCTTCCGGGCGCTCACGCGCATCAAGATGCAGCGCGAGCGCGACCTGCTGATGTTCACGCCCGAACAGCTTTATCTCAGGCTGCTGGACACCGGGACGGAGCTGGCGGCGCGTGTTCCGCAAAAAGACCTTGCAGCCTATATCGGCGTCACCCCCGTTGGCCTCAACCGCATTGCGCGCCGCACCGCTCAGAAATGCCTGAGCGGAATACGGTCGAAGTAG